Proteins found in one Streptomyces sp. NBC_00461 genomic segment:
- a CDS encoding long-chain fatty acid--CoA ligase, with amino-acid sequence MSPREDTVLSTMQDVPLTVTRILVHGVLVHGRSQITTWTGEDEPQRRSFAEAGTRAVQLAGALRDELGVRGDDRVATLMWNNAEHVEAYFAIPSMGAVLHTLNLRLPPEQLVWIVNHAADKVVIVNGSLLPLLAALLPKLPTIEHIVVSGPGDRSLLDGARPQVHEYEELIAGRPTTYDWPELDERQAAAMCYTSGTTGDPKGVVYSHRSIYLHSMQVNMAQSMGLTDQDTSLVVVPQFHVNAWGLPHATFMTGVNMLMPDRFLQPAPLAEMIESERPTHAAAVPTIWQGLLAELTAKPRDVSSLTQVTIGGSACPPSLMEAFDKLGMRVCHAWGMTETSPLGTIARPPAHAVGTEGELAYRLTQGRFPAGVEARLTGPGGERLPWDGESAGELEVRGNWIAGAYYNGPDAEPLRPADKFSEDGWLKTGDVGTISDEGFLTLTDRAKDVIKSGGEWISSVDLENALMSHPEVAEAAVVAVPDEKWGERPLATVVLTEGSTADFESLRAFLASDVCKIARWQLPERWTIIEAVPKTSVGKFDKKVLRRRYAEGDLDVTKL; translated from the coding sequence ATGTCGCCCCGGGAGGACACCGTGCTGAGCACGATGCAGGACGTACCGCTGACCGTAACCCGCATCCTCGTCCACGGGGTGCTGGTACACGGACGGTCCCAGATCACCACCTGGACCGGTGAGGACGAGCCGCAGCGGCGCAGTTTCGCGGAGGCGGGCACGCGTGCGGTGCAGCTCGCAGGCGCCCTGCGCGACGAGCTCGGCGTCCGGGGCGACGACCGGGTCGCGACCCTGATGTGGAACAACGCCGAGCATGTCGAGGCCTACTTCGCGATCCCCTCCATGGGCGCGGTGCTGCACACGCTCAACCTCCGGCTGCCTCCCGAGCAGCTGGTGTGGATCGTCAACCACGCGGCCGACAAGGTCGTCATCGTCAACGGCTCGCTGCTCCCGCTGCTCGCCGCGTTGCTGCCGAAGCTGCCGACGATCGAGCACATTGTCGTCTCCGGCCCCGGCGACCGCTCCCTCCTCGACGGCGCCCGCCCGCAGGTGCACGAGTACGAGGAGCTGATCGCCGGCAGGCCGACCACGTACGACTGGCCGGAGCTGGACGAGCGCCAGGCCGCCGCCATGTGCTACACCTCCGGCACCACGGGCGACCCCAAGGGCGTGGTCTACAGCCACCGTTCGATCTACCTGCACTCCATGCAGGTCAACATGGCCCAGTCGATGGGCCTGACCGACCAGGACACCTCGCTGGTCGTGGTCCCCCAGTTCCATGTCAACGCCTGGGGTCTGCCGCACGCCACCTTCATGACCGGCGTCAACATGCTGATGCCGGACCGCTTCCTGCAGCCGGCGCCGCTCGCCGAGATGATCGAGTCCGAGCGCCCGACCCACGCGGCCGCCGTCCCCACCATCTGGCAGGGCCTGCTTGCCGAGCTGACCGCCAAGCCGCGCGACGTCTCCTCCCTTACCCAGGTCACCATCGGCGGTTCGGCCTGTCCGCCCTCCCTCATGGAGGCGTTCGACAAGCTGGGTATGCGGGTCTGTCACGCCTGGGGCATGACGGAGACCTCCCCGCTCGGCACGATCGCCCGCCCGCCGGCCCACGCGGTCGGCACCGAGGGGGAGTTGGCGTACCGCCTGACGCAGGGCCGTTTCCCGGCCGGTGTCGAGGCCCGGCTCACCGGCCCCGGAGGGGAGCGCCTCCCCTGGGACGGCGAGTCGGCCGGCGAGCTGGAGGTCCGCGGCAACTGGATCGCGGGCGCGTACTACAACGGCCCCGACGCCGAACCCCTGCGCCCGGCCGACAAGTTCAGTGAGGACGGCTGGCTGAAGACGGGCGATGTCGGCACGATCTCCGACGAGGGCTTCCTCACCCTCACCGACCGCGCCAAGGACGTCATCAAGTCCGGCGGCGAGTGGATCTCCTCTGTCGACCTCGAGAACGCCCTGATGTCCCACCCCGAGGTCGCCGAGGCCGCCGTCGTCGCCGTCCCGGACGAGAAGTGGGGCGAACGCCCGCTCGCCACGGTCGTGTTGACCGAGGGCTCCACCGCCGACTTCGAGTCCCTGCGCGCCTTCCTCGCGAGCGACGTCTGCAAGATCGCCAGGTGGCAGCTCCCCGAGCGCTGGACGATCATCGAGGCGGTGCCGAAGACGAGCGTTGGCAAGTTCGACAAGAAGGTGCTGCGCAGGCGTTACGCCGAGGGAGACCTGGACGTCACCAAGCTCTGA
- a CDS encoding SigE family RNA polymerase sigma factor, whose amino-acid sequence MTTPVCTSASNAATPATQTLPYPSFASYVRARQPVLLRTARSLTANPSDAEDLLQTALTKTYVAWERIEDHRALDGYVRRALLNTRTSQWRKRRVDEFVCEELPEPEPLRGTDDPAEQQALRDAMWRAIMKLPARQRAMVVLRYYEDLSEVQTAEVLGVSVGTVKSAVSRALGKLREDSELGLVR is encoded by the coding sequence ATGACCACACCCGTCTGCACCAGCGCTTCGAACGCCGCCACGCCGGCGACGCAGACTCTCCCGTACCCGTCGTTCGCGTCGTACGTGAGGGCCCGGCAGCCGGTGCTGCTGCGTACCGCCCGGTCGCTCACCGCGAACCCGAGCGACGCGGAGGACCTGCTGCAGACCGCGCTCACCAAGACGTATGTCGCCTGGGAGCGCATCGAGGACCACCGCGCGCTCGACGGCTATGTGCGCCGGGCACTGCTGAACACGCGTACGTCGCAGTGGCGCAAGCGCAGGGTCGACGAGTTCGTGTGCGAGGAACTGCCCGAGCCGGAGCCCCTGCGGGGCACGGACGACCCGGCCGAGCAGCAGGCGCTGCGCGACGCGATGTGGCGGGCGATCATGAAACTGCCCGCCCGGCAGCGGGCGATGGTCGTCCTCAGGTACTACGAGGACCTCAGCGAGGTGCAGACGGCCGAGGTGCTCGGCGTGTCGGTGGGGACGGTGAAGTCGGCGGTCTCGCGTGCGCTCGGCAAGCTGCGCGAGGATTCTGAGCTGGGGCTTGTGCGGTAA
- a CDS encoding lipid-transfer protein yields the protein MSVRTRDELGGRAAIVGIGATEFSKDSGRSELRLAAEAVRAALDDAGLTPGEVDGMVTFTMDTSPEITVAQACGMGELSFFSRIHYGGGAACATVQQAALAVATGVAEVVVCYRAFNERSGRRFGSGVQHREPSAEGAALGWSLPFGLLTPASWVAMAAQRYLYTYGLTPEAFGHVAVVDRTYAATNPAAYFHGRPITLADHAASRWIVEPLRLLDCCQETDGGQAIVVTSVERARDLPHPPAVIAAAAQGAGRGQEQMTSFYRDDLAGLPEMGVVARQLWRTSGLAPADMDVAILYDHFTPFVLMQLEEFGFCGKGEAADFVASGALPINTHGGQLGEAYLHGMNGVAEGVRQLRGSAVNLIPGAGRVLVTAGTGVPTSGLVLTADG from the coding sequence ATGAGTGTCCGCACCCGGGACGAGCTCGGCGGGCGGGCCGCGATCGTCGGCATCGGGGCCACGGAGTTCTCCAAGGACTCGGGGCGCAGCGAGCTGCGGCTGGCCGCGGAGGCGGTGCGGGCCGCGCTGGACGACGCGGGTCTGACGCCGGGCGAGGTGGACGGGATGGTCACGTTCACGATGGACACCAGCCCGGAGATCACCGTGGCCCAGGCCTGCGGGATGGGCGAGCTGTCGTTCTTCTCCCGGATCCACTATGGCGGAGGCGCGGCCTGCGCGACCGTCCAGCAGGCGGCGCTCGCGGTGGCGACGGGCGTGGCGGAGGTGGTGGTCTGCTACCGGGCCTTCAACGAGAGATCGGGCCGCCGCTTCGGCTCAGGGGTGCAGCACCGGGAGCCGTCGGCGGAGGGCGCGGCGCTCGGCTGGTCCCTGCCGTTCGGGCTGCTGACCCCGGCCTCGTGGGTGGCGATGGCGGCCCAGCGCTATCTGTACACCTACGGGCTGACCCCGGAGGCGTTCGGGCACGTGGCGGTGGTCGACCGGACGTACGCGGCGACGAACCCGGCGGCGTACTTCCACGGCCGCCCGATCACCCTCGCCGACCACGCGGCCTCGCGCTGGATCGTCGAACCGCTCAGACTCCTGGACTGCTGCCAGGAGACGGACGGGGGCCAGGCGATCGTCGTCACGTCGGTCGAGCGGGCCCGCGATCTGCCCCACCCGCCCGCCGTCATAGCGGCGGCCGCCCAGGGCGCGGGTCGCGGGCAGGAGCAGATGACCAGCTTCTACCGGGACGACCTGGCCGGCCTGCCGGAGATGGGTGTGGTCGCGCGTCAGCTGTGGCGCACCTCCGGGCTGGCGCCGGCCGACATGGACGTGGCGATCCTGTACGACCACTTCACACCGTTCGTGCTGATGCAGCTGGAGGAGTTCGGGTTCTGCGGGAAAGGGGAGGCGGCGGACTTCGTGGCGAGCGGGGCGTTGCCGATCAACACACACGGAGGGCAGCTCGGGGAGGCGTACCTCCATGGGATGAACGGGGTGGCGGAGGGGGTCCGGCAGCTGCGCGGTTCGGCCGTGAACCTCATACCGGGGGCGGGACGGGTGCTGGTCACGGCAGGGACCGGGGTGCCGACATCGGGCCTGGTCCTGACCGCGGACGGCTGA
- a CDS encoding MaoC family dehydratase, whose product MRPGEVLPALEIPITRTLVVAGAIASRDYQDVHHDAELARQKGSPDIFMNILTTNGLVGRYITDHFGPAAVLRKVAIRLGAPNYPGDTMVLTGTVEKVVEEAEGDTATVRVVGANGIGSHVTGTVTVTVPSEVPSGGAG is encoded by the coding sequence ATGCGACCCGGAGAGGTGCTGCCCGCGCTGGAGATCCCGATCACCCGCACCCTGGTCGTCGCCGGCGCCATCGCCTCCCGCGACTACCAGGACGTGCACCATGACGCCGAGCTGGCCCGGCAGAAGGGCTCCCCGGACATCTTCATGAACATCCTGACGACGAACGGCCTGGTCGGCCGCTACATCACCGACCACTTCGGCCCGGCTGCGGTCCTCCGCAAGGTGGCCATACGCCTGGGGGCGCCCAACTACCCCGGGGACACGATGGTGTTGACGGGCACGGTCGAGAAAGTCGTCGAGGAGGCCGAGGGGGACACCGCGACGGTCCGGGTGGTCGGCGCGAACGGCATCGGCAGCCATGTCACAGGCACGGTGACGGTCACCGTGCCGTCAGAGGTCCCGTCAGGAGGTGCCGGATGA
- a CDS encoding bifunctional MaoC family dehydratase N-terminal/OB-fold nucleic acid binding domain-containing protein codes for MGEDELGVRLKAYEGRAAAVAGTGKDPVNMPMIRHWCEAMGDTNPAYAGPDAMAPPTMLQAWTMGGLSGHEGRTGDYDELLGLLDDAGCTSVVATDCEQEYVRPLRPGDEITFDTVIESVSQRKTTKLGTGYFVTTRTDIRAKHALDAPTTPTTPTTPAFVGPLVGTHRFRILKYAPARRDHKPPPRPRPVVNRDNAGFWEGVQHHRLLIQRCTDCTTLRFPWLPGCNGCGGPDWDTVEASGEGTVYSYVVMHHPPFPAFSPPYAVALIELAEGVRMISNVVGVPCDKVRIGMPVRLEFQSYDDELVLPVFRTLEDAA; via the coding sequence GTGGGCGAGGACGAGCTGGGGGTGCGGCTGAAGGCCTACGAGGGGCGGGCCGCCGCCGTCGCCGGCACGGGCAAGGACCCCGTCAACATGCCGATGATCCGGCACTGGTGCGAGGCGATGGGAGACACCAATCCGGCCTACGCCGGCCCCGACGCCATGGCCCCGCCCACCATGCTCCAGGCCTGGACCATGGGCGGACTCTCCGGCCACGAGGGACGCACGGGGGACTACGACGAACTGCTCGGCCTGCTCGACGACGCGGGCTGCACCTCGGTCGTCGCCACCGACTGCGAGCAGGAGTACGTGCGACCACTGCGCCCCGGTGACGAGATCACCTTCGACACGGTGATCGAGTCGGTGTCACAGCGCAAGACGACGAAGCTGGGCACGGGCTACTTCGTGACCACCCGCACGGACATCAGGGCGAAACACGCCCTGGACGCCCCCACCACCCCCACCACCCCCACCACCCCTGCCTTCGTCGGCCCCCTCGTCGGCACCCACCGCTTCCGCATCCTCAAGTACGCCCCCGCCCGCCGTGACCACAAGCCCCCGCCCCGCCCCCGCCCCGTCGTCAACCGCGACAACGCCGGCTTCTGGGAAGGAGTCCAGCACCACCGACTGCTCATACAGCGCTGCACCGACTGCACGACCCTCCGCTTCCCCTGGCTCCCGGGGTGCAACGGCTGCGGGGGCCCGGACTGGGACACGGTGGAGGCGAGCGGCGAGGGGACGGTGTACTCGTACGTCGTCATGCACCACCCACCCTTCCCGGCCTTCTCCCCTCCCTACGCGGTCGCACTGATCGAACTGGCGGAAGGCGTGCGGATGATCAGCAACGTGGTGGGGGTGCCCTGCGACAAGGTGCGCATCGGCATGCCGGTGCGGCTCGAATTCCAGTCGTACGACGATGAGTTGGTGCTCCCCGTCTTCCGCACCCTGGAGGACGCGGCATGA